taacataaatataaatacttacTACTGCAGTTAATAAATACAGTTAAAAGCACAAAGATCGAGAAATTCATTGTTACTGCTTGATATTCCGAACAAGAATGAGAAGAAACTGAGGAATCTATTTGACAAAATTGAAAACCTGCGGGTTGCCCTCATCTTCTATCTTGTGAAAGTGTGTTTTCTAGATATGGtcgaaaatatgttaattgtGTCTaagtttcttcgttaaaatatgTGGGTTTTTactatacatattaaatatctaattttaacattattatttataataataatatcaaatttccttaatataaaaattttaattattaaaattatttattaaatttttcattacttacataaatacattattttaatggaaataataatttaagaaataatatacgGGCATAATATTAAGCTGCGACATTATTTTAGTCTTTAAATTTGGCGGGCATTATAGCGACACtgtctatatatatgtatatcgtgcTGCTTTAGTTCCGCCATAGAAGTCCTTACTTTTACGAATCAACGGATTTTCAgacaaaatgactggttcagTTGAAGATAGTACACATTTGAACGACAATATAAACGTGGAATTTGCGACTCCTGAAAAGCAAGAAGCACGTGCATTTTTGCGCGAACGATTTCTTCGTGTAATTGCTGGAATTGTTGGTATGAAATTGCACTTTTTCAAAcctatttccttttattcaatcgaataaaaaaatgttttaacattcctataaatgcatattttttaaatttttgtaataacagCTTTCCAGGAAGTTAGAGCAGTTGAGTATAAAATTGCTCAAATGTGGCGCCAGTATCAAAAAAAACTTAGCCTAATGCGcaaatgtacataaattattaatttttttaatgtcgaaaatattataaataaaacaatttaggAATATGGAACACAAAGAAACTACATGATAAATTTACAGTTAgaatcattattatatatatattttaagactaactagaattatttgaaaagattcATCAtgtaatcataaattatttgttataggTAAACAAGCAGAATTTTATCTGTATGAAAATACACAGGTTTCTGCTCAATTTAGAGGTTGTGATGTGGATTGTTTAGAAGTGTATGTACGAAACTTGGAAACACCATTAGGCACAATTCCAGAAGCTGTTTTAAGAGCAAGTGACattatttatctaaatatccatgatattaataaagaatagTAAAGCTTCAAAATACAAGTAAGTAATATTAACTCTCTTATGTTACATAGGAaagaatacttttatttttcaactttttttttagtaacttatataaatatttatttacattttacaattcacGAACGACGCATATTtaacattgtatttatttccgAAATAATACGTCTTAAGTGATCAATGATTTCTTTAAGAtgtctattttttaataccacttgctgaaaaaattaaatatgacattttaatttatgaaaaaaatatttgtttccaatgttttatattaatgttcATACTCACTTCCATGATTTCTTTACTTTCCTCACAAGCAAGTCTGTAGGCTTCAGAAGTCTTTTTCTCATCGGATTTCATATCCCATTCCTCTTTTAAAGGAATTAGACTTTCTATATGCGTATATTCCATACCTTGAAGTTGACAGttttcattacatttttcataaattactcTCAAACGTCTAAATAATAACTTAAGTGTCCTTAATTGTTCTTGtactttgttctttttttcattagcTAAATTTGCACCTTGTGCCATGCCTAAAATTATAATGCTGTATAACATAATTGAATGTATATCGAAGACAATTAAGTAATCTTATTATACCATTTGGGGGTTGAAGAACTCTCAATGTTTGGAAGACTTCCAGAGTGCGACTAACAATATCTTGTACAGTTTCTTGACCAAATCTGCATAAACTAGCAGTGTTAAACTCTTTATTgtgttgttgttgttgagGTGGTGGTTGCGTAGGTGGAACAGGAGTTTGTTGTGTTGCAGCTTGGTTGCCTGCTTGATTACTCTGTTGTACCATTGCAgcttgttgctgttgttgtaattgtaattgttgCTGTTGCATCTGTTGTACTTGTTGTTGCATTGCAACtgattgttgttgttgttgctgttgtgcTAATACTTGTTGAGCACTGGGCATACCCATAGTATTAGAGCCTACTCCACCTACACCAACTCCAACTCCTACACCAACTCCAAATTGTTGTGGATTTACCATACCTatcaatattttgtattaatattattgtatttgcCTCTAATATTTGCCTCTTGGTCACTTTCTGTAACTAATacttatattacattatacttaCTACCTTGTTGTGGCCCCATTAAGCCAGATACCATCTGTCCTCCGCCAAACTGCGTTCTCATTGCAGATTGTTGTACACTAGGGAACCCAGATGGAAATGGATGTTGTTGACCAGCCATGTTATTTCGATCTTGTCACaactttaaatttgaaaaattaaattgattacAGCCTAAAGAAAATCAGgcaataattagaaaattgttaggTTAAGTACCCTTTTAATGCTATATTTTggctatttatatatattttacggtTCCAGACaacacttttatttaaaaaatttgtcttcAAATAGCtgatattttatcttcaaatGTGACAACCAAAATAATCATTAAAATGCTAATCCTAAAagtcataaattatattaactttcgaaatcaatattttttgttacgATATGTTTCTTACTTGTTCATAAATCGAAAATTACAGAATCACGCCATTAGCAgagaaacaataataaaatatgcacATTTCCACTAACATGTGCAACGTAAAAGGCACAATTTACATCTTACACACACGTTGTTGACATCACATCGCGCATCTGTATTGCGCACATAATGTCAGCGATCACGACGCGTTCCAATAGAACTAGAGAGGAGATGAGAGTGCTCACCCCCGTACTTCTGGTTGTTTCACAGTACAGGTGCTGCCCCATGCGGTATAGTGTTGAAGGTGGAACACGCTGGCGTATACAAGAATCTATGTATTTAAGTTTAAAGTTAGAAATCTGCCTTGTTTAGTTACATACTAACGCAGACAAGAGCCTATTGAGTTCCATGCTACAAGAACCTAATTAATTGTACGGCTCTACGGAAATGTTCGTACCTACTTTTCTATCTGAGACCATCCTGAATAAATGCGGCATCTTGGATAAATCGGGATgcgtttatataaataatagttatATTTCCTTGAAATTCGCTTACAATAccatatcattttaattaaaaaatattacgggCATATTGATAAAAAAGTCATAAAAAAGGgccaataatataaaagatttattattctattgttGGCTTATCGATATTCGATCTTGAATTGAAAAAGGACTATGTAATTATGTTATTCTAAATCCTAAAATGTCACTAAAATGCTAAAATGCAAGTGTTCTTGTAGCGTTGAACTTAATAGGTTCCTGTCTATGCTAGCATACAATCAAATAGAGCACATCCCTAATTTTATTGGGTTTTGTATATGCTGGCTTGTGCGACCTTCGGCACTTCGCCGCATGGTGTAGCACTAGTCCGGGAACAACCAGAAGCATAACCGTGAGCactctcgttttctctctgttattatgttgtatttaaaaaataatgtatataaaacacGATATTACCCTGAAAGGttatcttattaaaataaaattttgacaGGGAgagttatgtaaatataaattcttgcAATCAATAATGGCAATAATGTAGTATGATTAGTAACAATCGtctattttgaaatatatctattcATTGTTTTTGTAGAATAGAATTCTCattcttaaaattataataaagtgatatcctttaaactttcttccgcccgtcattatatatatatatattatatactaaattatatatatataaataatatacagcCATATCTTTAGaatataatactatttataataagaatatatgcatatacttACGTTTTACAGACGTCATGTTTTCTAGTTTGTTTTCATGTATATTTCACAATATACGTACATTGAGAATCTAGTAAGTGAGtatacgttatactttttgctgttcaaaattctattatacatacgtaaatgtataacattaatattctaagaattttatgtgaatataatttacagatacaaaatgtaatgtatacctcttttatttttgaactatcaaaaatttttatattacaaaatactgtaatataacattattataataaacatggatattataatatctgaCGATAAATTCAATTCCAAATTTActacaacaaaatataaatacgcttttgtttatttctattcataATGTGTATaccttaaatttcttttcacttgtattttaaaattatataaataatattttatacaatatttctgCATTTAAGTATATTGCATTTAAGTATAGATGTGTACTAACGATTATGTGTTAGAGAAGAATAATGAAACATCCCTCAGAACGCAGGATCAAAGTCGATGTTGAATTCTTGGAAAGATACATAGGGCCAAATTCGGTGGTATTCGAACAATGTCCAAACAGGAGATAAGGTCAGTGCGCACGAAATGAACACAGTAGACATAACGGCCCAATCTTCAGTCCCCATGCACCTTGCCTGCTTTTGCCTTCACATTGTTTTTCTGGCACAGTCAGTATCTATCTCGTCGCAGACTGTTACTGGACGCTTTAAGATACGTGAACGAAAAATAACAGTGGCAAGTTGGTCATCTCCGGTACGATGCCTCGcaaatcattatttttcacTGTGATATTATTCAGCTTTATTCTCTATGTTGAAAACAAGGCGATTGaaaatcgtaattttcaaTCTAATATTGCAAATAATGCTTCGAGGATTCAAGATCAAAACATAAATGAAAACTTCGACTCCGAGGTAATCAAAAGTGAACGCtcaaataggaaaataaaccACACTATTTGTGttgaaaattgtaatgaaaaaaaacagaaatttttaagtGAAAGCAAGCACATGTGCCCTCATGAAAGTAAGGAATTGTGCTTAATATTCTCTTTGTCGAAAATTGCTAAAGTTCAAGTGGCTAGTTTAAGTCAGCCTTCGACGCATCACagtttaaaatcaaatatttttgacagTGTGTCAAAAGACGCcagaaattcaaaaattaacgaagaaataaagaaggaatTAAGACTCAATTTCGTAAATCGAAACGAGGACAAATATTTCCAGAATTCTTCGGAGAAACAGATGAAATCATCGAACGTCCATTGTCGAGCAGTTCATGATGTTTACATACCAGAAGTGAAGCAAAATTTACCAGCTTTTGCTTGTGTATTTGGAAATAATACGTTCATCTTGTCTAGTGAAAGATTTCTTCAAGATCGACGAACATATTTGGATATAAAGATTGaggaaaatacatttaaaaatataaaatttgctcCGAAAATGTCCAAAACCAATGGATTTGACGTGGTACCTGCTCTGCTTATTTTAAATcgcattaataataattacaggATAGAAATGCACAAAAATATCCCTAATGAAGGAAAAGTCGATCAATCAGAAGAAAGCCGATAAGAGATTACCAAGAAATAATCGTGTTTCATAGAAGATTGAAATACCCGATGATAATTTTGAATTCATTATCTTTTGTTAGGTAAataatacatgtaaatatGACAATTGTAACTATATCAGTAACTATATATTTGTTGCAattgaaaggaaattaaataattttataatgtaattaaaaatatttttcacgattttttttcttctagtTCTGATGTATcgtcgttaaaatatttaatataaatgtaattcgaATATAGCTCGCAgtccattttattttgtatcctatcttcaaaatatctttattcgaGCATAATAAGCATGACGTACTCTCGTAGATCGACAATACATAGTACACAATATTGTAATTCGATTTGAAACACTTAACAGTAAACATTTGTATCTTAAAATCCATTGGACAAGTTTTATCACATAATTCTACATCGTTCATATTGCTATAAATAAATCTCACTATAAATGCTATATTATCATCTTATCATCTTAAATCCGATCATATTATCATCTTCACTTCGAATTTCCTAGATCGATTCTCTGTTCGTCCTTCTTCTGGTGTTGGTAACGTTTTTGATGAATGAGTTGTTTTTTGAACATTGGACGAAACATTCGAAAGTGGTTGTTCCTTGACAGGTGGTTTATCATTTATCGTGAGTTGAGTTGTCGGATGACTTTCTTCAGTAAGATGTTGCGCAAGATCCTTAGATATTGACGACGAATCGTCGGTGATGATTCGATCGTTcaatttaattccattagaATTTCGTTCGTTAGTTTCCTGATTTGGTATATCCAAAACCGATGTTAAAAGATGCAAATTGGAATTGTGTATATTATCTAAATTCTTGATTCCTTCCCCGATATCAGTTCGTAAGTTTTCAAGatctgctttttcttcttcagttAATGGATTAaccttaaaaataaaataataattttgccaATTGTACACACATTTAATAACAGTTTTGAATTCGTTTTATTAGAGAATGATAACTGCtatatgttacaacatttttcaaaatgagAATTGTAAGTTGCCCTTTGTAAATTTAACTtcaattgcatattttatatttacagaatATTCACAAAGAAATCATATTTCGTTTTGCAATCTttcgtatatattttactaattacaatagaaaagaatatatcGATACAGATTCGTAATTCTACTAATTTAGctactaatttataattttcttctaatacTTCAGTGATAGgatttacgaatatttcttacaaCTGTATGTTCCGTTAGAACCGatatgatttatttctttcaaaaagaTTAATGGTtagaagtattttaatttttgtttgtgtTCCGATTTCAGACGAAACCCTCACATAACTTAGTATATGTAGCAGTAACACGTTCGGTAATGTTGGTAATTATAAAgcatgaaatatgaattttttttaatatagtttTGACATATCCAGTTTAAGAAAGAAGCACTtctaaacatttcttttttgattGATTCTAAGAATATCTTTCTTGTTAACATATATTAGACTTATGTCTTTCATATACTCAAGAGTAATAACTTCCATCGATGCAAGTGTATGGATATAGTTT
This sequence is a window from Bombus pyrosoma isolate SC7728 linkage group LG10, ASM1482585v1, whole genome shotgun sequence. Protein-coding genes within it:
- the LOC122571782 gene encoding uncharacterized protein LOC122571782 isoform X1; the protein is MPRKSLFFTVILFSFILYVENKAIENRNFQSNIANNASRIQDQNINENFDSEVIKSERSNRKINHTICVENCNEKKQKFLSESKHMCPHESKELCLIFSLSKIAKVQVASLSQPSTHHSLKSNIFDSVSKDARNSKINEEIKKELRLNFVNRNEDKYFQNSSEKQMKSSNVHCRAVHDVYIPEVKQNLPAFACVFGNNTFILSSERFLQDRRTYLDIKIEENTFKNIKFAPKMSKTNGFDVVPALLILNRINNNYRIEMHKNIPNEGKVDQSEESR
- the LOC122571780 gene encoding mediator of RNA polymerase II transcription subunit 30-like isoform X1, coding for MAGQQHPFPSGFPSVQQSAMRTQFGGGQMVSGLMGPQQGSMVNPQQFGVGVGVGVGVGGVGSNTMGMPSAQQVLAQQQQQQQSVAMQQQVQQMQQQQLQLQQQQQAAMVQQSNQAGNQAATQQTPVPPTQPPPQQQQHNKEFNTASLCRFGQETVQDIVSRTLEVFQTLRVLQPPNGMAQGANLANEKKNKVQEQLRTLKLLFRRLRVIYEKCNENCQLQGMEYTHIESLIPLKEEWDMKSDEKKTSEAYRLACEESKEIMEQVVLKNRHLKEIIDHLRRIISEINTMLNMRRS
- the LOC122571780 gene encoding mediator of RNA polymerase II transcription subunit 30-like isoform X2 — encoded protein: MAGQQHPFPSGFPSVQQSAMRTQFGGGQMVSGLMGPQQGMVNPQQFGVGVGVGVGVGGVGSNTMGMPSAQQVLAQQQQQQQSVAMQQQVQQMQQQQLQLQQQQQAAMVQQSNQAGNQAATQQTPVPPTQPPPQQQQHNKEFNTASLCRFGQETVQDIVSRTLEVFQTLRVLQPPNGMAQGANLANEKKNKVQEQLRTLKLLFRRLRVIYEKCNENCQLQGMEYTHIESLIPLKEEWDMKSDEKKTSEAYRLACEESKEIMEQVVLKNRHLKEIIDHLRRIISEINTMLNMRRS
- the LOC122571786 gene encoding gem-associated protein 7-like; its protein translation is MTGSVEDSTHLNDNINVEFATPEKQEARAFLRERFLRVIAGIVGKQAEFYLYENTQVSAQFRGCDVDCLEVYVRNLETPLGTIPEAVLRASDIIYLNIHDINKE
- the LOC122571782 gene encoding uncharacterized protein LOC122571782 isoform X2, which codes for MSKQEISVSKDARNSKINEEIKKELRLNFVNRNEDKYFQNSSEKQMKSSNVHCRAVHDVYIPEVKQNLPAFACVFGNNTFILSSERFLQDRRTYLDIKIEENTFKNIKFAPKMSKTNGFDVVPALLILNRINNNYRIEMHKNIPNEGKVDQSEESR